In Halopseudomonas xinjiangensis, a single genomic region encodes these proteins:
- the cysD gene encoding sulfate adenylyltransferase subunit CysD, with the protein MLEKLTHLKQLEAESIHIIREVAAEFQNPVMLYSIGKDSAVMLHLARKAFYPGKLPFPVLHVDTGWKFREMYKFREKMVNEMDLDLLVHQNPEGLAQGVNPFTHGSAVHTDVMKTQGLKQALDKYGFDAAFGGARRDEEKSRAKERVYSFRDKHHRWDPKNQRPELWNIYNGKVHKGESIRVFPLSNWTELDIWQYIYLESIPIVPLYFAAERPVVERNGSLIMVDDERMPLNEGEKPEMKMVRFRTLGCYPLTGAVESSAATLPDIIQEMLLTRTSERQGRVIDHDQAGSMEEKKRQGYF; encoded by the coding sequence ATGCTGGAAAAACTGACTCACCTGAAACAGCTGGAAGCGGAAAGCATCCATATCATTCGTGAGGTTGCGGCCGAGTTCCAGAATCCGGTCATGCTGTATTCGATCGGCAAGGATTCGGCAGTCATGCTGCATCTGGCCCGCAAGGCTTTCTATCCCGGCAAGCTGCCGTTCCCGGTGCTGCACGTGGATACAGGCTGGAAGTTTCGCGAGATGTACAAGTTCCGCGAGAAGATGGTCAACGAGATGGATCTTGACCTGCTGGTGCATCAGAACCCGGAAGGCCTGGCCCAGGGCGTGAACCCGTTCACTCACGGGAGTGCGGTACATACCGATGTCATGAAGACCCAGGGTCTGAAGCAGGCGCTCGACAAGTACGGTTTCGACGCAGCCTTCGGTGGCGCACGCCGCGACGAGGAAAAGTCCCGAGCCAAGGAGCGGGTGTATTCGTTCCGCGACAAGCACCACCGCTGGGACCCGAAGAACCAGCGTCCCGAGCTCTGGAACATCTACAACGGCAAAGTGCACAAGGGCGAAAGCATCCGCGTGTTCCCCCTGTCGAACTGGACCGAGCTGGACATCTGGCAGTACATCTATCTGGAAAGCATCCCGATCGTACCGTTGTATTTCGCTGCTGAACGCCCGGTTGTCGAGCGTAACGGCTCGCTGATCATGGTCGACGACGAGCGCATGCCGCTCAACGAAGGCGAAAAGCCGGAAATGAAGATGGTGCGCTTCCGCACCCTGGGCTGCTATCCGCTGACCGGCGCAGTCGAATCCAGCGCGGCGACCCTGCCCGACATCATTCAGGAAATGCTTCTGACCAGAACGTCCGAGCGCCAGGGCCGCGTGATCGATCACGATCAGGCAGGCTCGATGGAAGAGAAAAAACGTCAAGGTTATTTCTAA
- a CDS encoding Nif3-like dinuclear metal center hexameric protein: MIERTALVQYCDELLEQHAFQDYCPNGLQVEGAGQVRRIVTGVTASQALLDAAAERGAQLVLVHHGYFWKGEAAPITGMRYRRIKKLMDHDMSLLAYHLPLDVHAELGNNVQLARLMGWTIEGGLEPGNPRSVGLVGQASETCSGEAFAASLEQALGRAPLHIAGSGRPIRRIAWCTGGAQGYIEKAVALGVDAYITGEVSEPTVHAAREHGIHFFAAGHHATERYGVKALGEHLAERFDIEHEFIDIDNPV; encoded by the coding sequence ATGATCGAGCGTACCGCGCTGGTGCAGTATTGCGATGAGCTGCTGGAGCAGCACGCCTTCCAGGACTACTGTCCGAATGGGCTGCAGGTCGAGGGAGCAGGGCAGGTTCGCCGGATCGTTACCGGGGTCACGGCCAGCCAGGCGTTGCTCGATGCCGCAGCCGAGCGCGGCGCGCAGCTTGTGCTGGTCCATCATGGCTATTTCTGGAAGGGCGAGGCCGCGCCCATCACCGGCATGCGTTATCGTCGCATCAAGAAGCTGATGGACCATGACATGAGCTTGCTGGCGTACCACTTGCCGCTCGACGTGCACGCCGAACTGGGCAATAACGTGCAGCTCGCGCGGCTGATGGGTTGGACGATCGAAGGTGGGCTCGAGCCCGGCAATCCGCGATCGGTCGGACTTGTAGGGCAGGCCAGCGAGACGTGTTCGGGCGAGGCCTTCGCTGCCTCGCTTGAACAGGCGCTGGGCAGGGCGCCCCTGCACATTGCCGGCAGCGGCCGGCCGATTCGCCGTATCGCCTGGTGCACGGGCGGAGCGCAAGGTTATATAGAAAAGGCAGTCGCGCTTGGCGTCGACGCCTACATTACCGGCGAAGTCTCCGAGCCGACGGTACACGCGGCTCGGGAACATGGCATTCATTTCTTTGCGGCAGGGCATCACGCCACCGAGCGCTACGGTGTTAAAGCGCTAGGCGAGCACTTGGCGGAACGCTTCGACATCGAGCATGAGTTCATCGATATCGACAATCCGGTTTGA
- a CDS encoding S1C family serine protease yields MKDHLRSLGWPVTWGLLLALLVIEAFPHWLGLAPNANVEIQVTPEPERVVSSSGPVSYSAAVRRAAPAVANIFTSKEVTPEEAAGQLNPTLRDYADNLPGSSRRQSSLGSAVILSSDGYLLTNNHVIADADEILVALQDGRETIARLIGTDPETDLAVLKIDLPNLPAVTISPAEDQRTGDVVMAIGNPFGLGQTVTMGIISATGRNQLGLNTYEDFIQTDAAINQGNSGGALIDAHGSLIGINTAIFSQSGGSQGIGFAIPAKLAAEVMQAIIANGRVIRGWLGVEVQPLSAEQAAAADLEFGQGIVVSGLYREGPAWQAGLLPGDIILSIDGQPAINGRSAMNQVARAKPGETVSMRVLRDGDTKSFRAEVGVRPSFRP; encoded by the coding sequence ATGAAGGATCACTTGCGCAGCCTGGGCTGGCCCGTCACTTGGGGACTGCTGCTGGCGCTATTGGTCATCGAGGCGTTCCCTCACTGGCTCGGGCTCGCGCCCAATGCCAATGTCGAGATTCAGGTCACGCCCGAGCCCGAGCGTGTCGTGAGCTCGTCCGGCCCGGTTTCCTACAGCGCGGCGGTGCGCCGAGCAGCACCCGCAGTAGCGAACATTTTCACCAGCAAGGAAGTGACGCCGGAAGAAGCAGCAGGTCAGCTCAACCCTACGCTACGCGATTACGCCGACAACCTGCCGGGCTCGTCCCGCCGCCAGTCCAGCCTCGGGTCGGCGGTGATTCTGAGCAGCGATGGTTACCTGTTGACCAACAACCATGTGATCGCCGATGCCGACGAAATACTCGTCGCCTTGCAGGACGGTCGCGAGACCATCGCCCGATTGATCGGTACCGATCCGGAAACCGACCTGGCGGTCCTGAAGATCGACCTGCCGAACCTGCCGGCAGTCACCATCAGCCCTGCCGAGGATCAACGGACCGGTGATGTGGTCATGGCGATCGGCAACCCGTTCGGGCTCGGCCAGACGGTAACCATGGGGATCATCAGCGCCACCGGTCGCAACCAGTTGGGGCTGAACACCTATGAAGACTTCATCCAGACCGACGCAGCGATCAACCAGGGCAATTCCGGGGGCGCGCTCATCGATGCGCACGGCAGCCTGATCGGTATCAATACGGCGATCTTCTCCCAGTCAGGTGGCTCTCAGGGGATTGGTTTCGCGATTCCCGCCAAGCTGGCCGCTGAGGTCATGCAGGCAATCATTGCCAACGGCCGGGTGATTCGCGGCTGGCTGGGCGTAGAGGTACAGCCGCTGAGTGCCGAGCAGGCCGCGGCTGCCGACCTGGAATTCGGTCAGGGGATCGTTGTGTCGGGGTTGTATCGGGAAGGCCCCGCCTGGCAGGCCGGCTTGCTGCCGGGCGACATCATCCTGAGCATCGATGGCCAGCCCGCCATCAACGGCCGCAGCGCGATGAACCAGGTGGCCCGGGCGAAACCGGGCGAGACGGTCAGCATGCGCGTGCTGCGTGACGGCGACACCAAGAGCTTCCGGGCCGAAGTCGGCGTGCGTCCCAGCTTCCGACCTTAA
- the hisC gene encoding histidinol-phosphate transaminase: MSRFWSPFVHELVPYVPGEQPKLANLVKLNTNENPYGPSPKVIEAIRAELDDRLRLYPAPNADALKQRIAEYYNVSTEQVFVGNGSDEVLAHVFHGLFQHGRPLLFPDITYSFYPVYCGLYGIQPQPVALGDDFSINVDDYARANGGIIFPNPNAPTGVPLGLEEIERLLQQNRDSVVVVDEAYVDFGGQTSISLVDRYPNLLVTQTLSKSRSLAGLRVGLAVGHKDLIEALERIKNSFNSYPLDRLAIVGAVAAFEDQQWFDDTRRRVIDSREQLTAQLEEMGFGVLPSAANFVFARHSSRDAVELAQGLREHGIIVRHFRLPRIEQYLRITIGTPEQNEALLQALRTVI; encoded by the coding sequence GTGAGCCGTTTCTGGAGTCCCTTCGTACACGAGCTGGTGCCCTATGTGCCAGGCGAGCAGCCGAAGTTGGCCAATCTGGTCAAACTCAACACCAATGAAAACCCCTATGGTCCTTCGCCAAAGGTAATCGAAGCGATCCGTGCCGAATTGGACGACAGGTTGCGCCTGTATCCGGCCCCGAATGCGGATGCGCTCAAGCAGCGCATAGCCGAGTACTACAACGTCAGCACCGAACAGGTCTTCGTCGGCAACGGCTCCGACGAAGTGCTTGCGCATGTTTTTCATGGTCTGTTCCAGCACGGCCGGCCGCTGCTGTTCCCGGACATCACCTATAGCTTCTATCCGGTGTATTGCGGTCTGTACGGTATCCAGCCGCAACCGGTGGCGCTGGGAGACGACTTCAGCATCAATGTCGATGACTACGCTCGTGCCAATGGCGGGATCATCTTCCCCAACCCGAATGCGCCAACCGGCGTACCGCTGGGGCTCGAGGAGATCGAGCGGCTGCTCCAGCAGAATCGTGATTCGGTCGTCGTGGTGGATGAAGCCTATGTGGATTTCGGAGGCCAGACGTCGATCAGCCTGGTCGATCGCTACCCGAATCTGCTGGTAACTCAGACCCTGTCGAAGTCCCGCTCCCTGGCGGGCTTGAGGGTCGGTCTGGCGGTCGGCCACAAGGATCTGATCGAGGCGCTGGAGCGGATCAAGAACAGCTTCAACTCCTATCCCCTTGATCGTCTGGCAATCGTTGGCGCCGTGGCGGCGTTCGAGGACCAGCAATGGTTCGACGACACGCGCCGCCGTGTGATCGACAGCCGTGAACAACTGACCGCACAGCTGGAAGAGATGGGGTTCGGCGTACTGCCTTCAGCCGCTAACTTCGTCTTCGCGCGGCATTCGTCTCGAGACGCGGTCGAGCTCGCTCAGGGTCTGCGCGAGCACGGCATCATCGTTAGGCATTTCCGCCTGCCGCGCATCGAGCAGTATCTGCGGATCACCATCGGTACGCCGGAACAGAACGAGGCGTTGCTGCAGGCCTTGCGAACCGTCATCTGA
- the hisD gene encoding histidinol dehydrogenase, with protein sequence MSKPLQIARLDANQADFGSHLDALLAWESVSDKSVNERVEEIIQAVRQRGDAAVVEYTARFDGLSVDSMDDLILDRARLELALERITADQRQALEVAAERVRSYHEKQRQDSWRYTEPSGTVLGQQITPLDRAGLYVPGGKASYPSSVLMNAVPAKVAGVPEVVMMVPTPRGEINELVLAAACLAGVDRVFTVGGAQAVAALAYGTESVPRVDKIVGPGNIYVATAKRAVFGQVGIDMIAGPSEILVVCDGQTDPDWIAMDLFSQAEHDEDAQSILLSPDAAFLDAVEASLNRLLGELERSDIVRTSLETRGALIKVDSLEQACEVSNRIAPEHLELSVADPEALLPLIRHAGAIFMGRFTPEALGDYCAGPNHVLPTSGTARFSSPLGVYDFQKRSSVIFCSPDGASDLARTASVLARGESLTAHARSAEYRIKN encoded by the coding sequence ATGAGCAAGCCGCTGCAGATAGCCCGTCTCGATGCCAATCAGGCTGATTTCGGCAGCCATCTGGACGCGCTGCTCGCCTGGGAAAGCGTCTCCGACAAATCGGTCAACGAACGCGTCGAAGAAATCATCCAGGCCGTGCGCCAGCGCGGCGATGCGGCGGTTGTCGAATACACCGCGCGCTTCGACGGCCTGAGCGTCGACTCCATGGATGATCTGATCCTCGATCGTGCGCGCCTGGAGCTGGCGCTTGAACGCATCACCGCCGATCAGCGACAGGCGCTGGAAGTCGCTGCCGAGCGCGTGCGCAGCTACCATGAGAAGCAGCGTCAGGACTCCTGGCGCTATACCGAGCCCAGCGGAACCGTACTGGGCCAGCAAATCACGCCGCTCGATCGTGCCGGCCTCTATGTGCCCGGCGGCAAGGCATCCTACCCGTCTTCGGTATTGATGAACGCCGTTCCCGCGAAGGTTGCCGGGGTGCCAGAAGTCGTCATGATGGTTCCGACTCCGCGTGGCGAGATCAATGAGTTGGTGCTGGCCGCGGCCTGTCTGGCCGGGGTCGATCGCGTCTTCACCGTTGGCGGTGCCCAGGCCGTCGCCGCGCTGGCCTATGGCACGGAAAGCGTGCCGCGTGTCGACAAGATCGTCGGGCCCGGGAATATCTATGTCGCCACCGCCAAGCGGGCGGTGTTCGGCCAGGTCGGGATCGATATGATCGCCGGCCCATCGGAAATTCTCGTGGTATGCGATGGCCAGACCGACCCGGACTGGATCGCCATGGATCTGTTCTCACAGGCCGAGCATGACGAGGATGCGCAGTCGATCCTGCTGTCCCCCGACGCGGCCTTTCTCGACGCCGTCGAAGCCAGTCTCAACCGCCTACTGGGTGAACTGGAGCGGTCCGACATCGTAAGAACCTCGCTGGAAACGCGCGGCGCGCTGATCAAGGTAGACAGTCTCGAGCAGGCTTGTGAAGTGTCCAACCGCATCGCTCCGGAACACCTCGAGTTGTCCGTCGCCGATCCCGAGGCGCTGCTGCCCTTGATCCGCCACGCTGGCGCCATCTTCATGGGGCGCTTCACTCCCGAGGCGCTGGGCGACTACTGTGCCGGCCCGAATCACGTATTGCCGACCTCCGGTACCGCGCGCTTCTCATCACCGCTTGGCGTGTACGATTTCCAGAAACGCTCCTCGGTGATCTTCTGTTCTCCGGACGGCGCATCGGATCTGGCCAGGACTGCCTCGGTGCTCGCGCGCGGTGAAAGCCTCACTGCCCACGCCCGTAGCGCGGAATACCGAATCAAGAATTGA